One Pseudomonas rhizophila DNA window includes the following coding sequences:
- a CDS encoding sarcosine oxidase subunit alpha — protein MSQINRLSNGGRIDRNKVLSFTFNGQTYKGFEGDSLAAALLANGVDIIGRSFKYSRPRGIFAAGAEEPNAVLQIGATEATQIPNVRATQQALYQGLVATSTNGWPNVNNDMMGILGKVGGKLMPPGFYYKTFMYPQSFWMTYEKYIRKAAGLGRSPTENDPDTYDYMNRHCDVLVVGAGPAGLAAALAAARSGARVILADEQEEFGGSLLDSRESLDGKPATEWVAAVVAELKSMPDVVLLPRATVNGYHDHNFLTIHERLTDHLGDRAPIGQVRQRINRVRAKRVVLATGACERPLVYGNNDVPGNMLAGAVSTYVRRYGVAPGKKLVLSTNNDHAYRVALDWLDASLQVVAIADARSNPRGALVEEARAKGIRILTGSAVIEARGSKRVTGARIAAIDVKAHKVTSPGEWLDCDLVASSGGYSPVVHLASHLGGKPIWREDILGFVPGEAPQKRVCVGGVNGVYSLGDTLADGFEGGVRAANEAGFKAVEGVLPKALSRQEEPTLALFQVPHEKSTARAPKQFVDLQNDVTAAAIELATREGFESVEHVKRYTALGFGTDQGKLGNVNGLAIAARSLNVSIPQMGTTMFRPNYTPVTFGAIAGRHCGHIFEPVRFTALHAWHVKNGAEFEDVGQWKRPWYFPKNGEDMHAAVKRECKAVRDSVGLLDASTLGKIDIQGPDAREFLNRVYTNAWTKLDVGKARYGLMCKEDGMVFDDGVTACLADNHFVMTTTTGGAARVLQWLEIYHQTEWPDLKVYFTSVTDHWATMTLSGPNSRKLLSEVTDIDLDKDAFPFMTWKEGLVGGVPARVFRISFTGELSYEVNVQADYAMGVLEQIVEAGKKYNLTPYGTETMHVLRAEKGFIIVGQDTDSSMTPDDLNMGWCVGRTKPFSWIGWRGMNREDCVREDRKQLVGLKPIDPNVWLPEGAQLVFNTKQAIPMTMVGHVTSSYAHNSLGYSFAMGVVKGGLKRMGERVFAPLADGSVIEAEIVSSVFFDPKGDRQNI, from the coding sequence ATGAGCCAGATCAATCGCCTGTCCAACGGCGGACGGATCGACCGCAACAAAGTGCTGAGCTTCACCTTCAACGGCCAGACCTATAAAGGCTTCGAGGGCGATTCCCTGGCCGCTGCACTGCTGGCCAACGGTGTCGACATCATCGGCCGCAGCTTCAAGTATTCCCGTCCGCGTGGCATCTTTGCCGCCGGCGCCGAAGAGCCGAACGCGGTACTGCAGATCGGCGCCACCGAAGCCACGCAGATCCCTAACGTGCGCGCCACGCAACAGGCGCTGTATCAAGGGTTGGTCGCCACCAGCACCAACGGCTGGCCGAACGTGAACAACGACATGATGGGTATTCTCGGCAAGGTCGGCGGCAAGCTGATGCCGCCGGGCTTCTACTACAAAACCTTCATGTACCCGCAATCGTTCTGGATGACTTACGAAAAGTACATCCGCAAGGCCGCGGGCCTGGGTCGCTCGCCGACCGAGAACGACCCGGACACCTACGACTACATGAACCGTCATTGCGACGTGCTGGTTGTCGGCGCCGGCCCTGCTGGCCTGGCCGCCGCATTGGCCGCGGCCCGCAGCGGTGCGCGGGTGATCCTGGCCGACGAGCAGGAAGAGTTCGGCGGCAGCCTGCTCGATTCCCGCGAGAGCCTGGATGGCAAACCGGCGACCGAATGGGTGGCCGCTGTTGTGGCTGAGCTCAAGTCGATGCCAGATGTGGTGCTGTTGCCGCGCGCCACGGTGAACGGTTACCACGACCATAACTTCCTGACCATCCACGAGCGCCTCACCGACCACCTGGGTGATCGCGCGCCAATCGGCCAGGTCCGCCAGCGCATCAACCGGGTCCGCGCCAAGCGCGTGGTGCTGGCGACTGGTGCCTGCGAACGGCCGCTGGTCTACGGCAACAACGACGTACCGGGCAACATGCTGGCCGGCGCGGTCTCCACCTACGTGCGCCGCTATGGCGTGGCACCGGGCAAGAAACTGGTGCTGAGCACCAACAACGATCACGCCTATCGAGTGGCGCTGGACTGGCTCGACGCCAGCCTGCAAGTGGTGGCCATCGCCGACGCCCGCAGCAACCCGCGTGGCGCGCTGGTGGAAGAGGCGCGTGCCAAAGGCATCCGCATCCTCACCGGCAGCGCCGTGATCGAGGCTCGTGGCAGCAAGCGCGTCACCGGGGCCCGCATCGCCGCCATCGACGTCAAGGCGCACAAGGTCACCAGTCCCGGCGAATGGCTGGACTGCGACCTGGTGGCCAGCTCCGGCGGCTACAGCCCAGTGGTTCACCTGGCTTCGCACTTGGGCGGCAAGCCGATCTGGCGCGAAGACATCCTTGGTTTCGTACCGGGCGAAGCACCGCAGAAGCGCGTGTGCGTCGGCGGCGTGAATGGCGTCTACAGCCTGGGTGACACCTTGGCCGATGGTTTCGAAGGTGGCGTGCGCGCGGCCAACGAAGCCGGTTTCAAAGCGGTGGAGGGTGTGTTGCCCAAAGCCCTGAGCCGCCAGGAAGAACCGACCCTGGCGCTGTTCCAGGTGCCGCATGAAAAATCCACTGCACGGGCGCCGAAGCAATTCGTCGACCTGCAGAACGACGTCACTGCCGCCGCCATCGAACTCGCCACCCGCGAAGGCTTCGAGTCGGTCGAACACGTCAAGCGCTACACCGCACTGGGCTTTGGTACTGACCAGGGCAAGCTGGGCAACGTCAACGGCCTGGCCATCGCGGCTCGCTCGCTGAACGTGAGCATCCCGCAGATGGGCACCACCATGTTCCGCCCGAACTACACGCCGGTGACCTTCGGCGCGATAGCCGGGCGGCACTGCGGGCACATCTTCGAACCGGTACGCTTCACCGCGCTGCATGCCTGGCATGTGAAAAACGGTGCTGAATTCGAAGACGTCGGCCAGTGGAAGCGCCCTTGGTACTTCCCGAAGAACGGCGAAGACATGCACGCTGCAGTCAAGCGCGAATGCAAAGCCGTGCGCGATAGCGTCGGCCTGCTGGATGCCTCGACTCTGGGCAAGATCGATATCCAGGGCCCGGACGCCCGCGAGTTCCTTAACCGCGTGTACACCAACGCCTGGACCAAGCTCGACGTGGGCAAGGCCCGCTACGGTTTGATGTGCAAGGAAGACGGCATGGTCTTCGACGATGGCGTGACGGCCTGTCTGGCGGACAACCATTTCGTGATGACCACCACCACTGGCGGCGCGGCGCGCGTGCTGCAATGGCTGGAGATCTATCACCAGACCGAATGGCCGGACCTGAAGGTGTACTTCACTTCGGTTACCGACCACTGGGCGACCATGACCCTGTCGGGCCCCAACAGCCGCAAGCTGCTGAGCGAAGTCACCGACATCGACCTGGATAAGGACGCTTTCCCGTTCATGACCTGGAAAGAAGGCCTGGTGGGTGGTGTACCGGCGCGGGTGTTCCGTATCTCGTTCACCGGCGAACTGTCGTACGAAGTCAACGTGCAGGCCGACTACGCCATGGGCGTGCTCGAGCAGATCGTCGAGGCTGGGAAGAAATACAACCTGACCCCGTATGGCACCGAGACCATGCACGTATTGCGGGCCGAGAAGGGCTTCATCATTGTCGGTCAGGACACTGACAGCTCGATGACCCCGGACGACCTGAACATGGGCTGGTGCGTAGGCCGGACCAAACCGTTCTCGTGGATCGGCTGGCGTGGCATGAATCGCGAAGACTGTGTGCGTGAGGACCGCAAGCAACTGGTGGGCCTCAAGCCGATCGACCCGAATGTCTGGCTGCCGGAAGGTGCGCAACTGGTGTTCAACACCAAGCAGGCGATCCCGATGACCATGGTCGGTCATGTGACGTCCAGCTACGCCCACAACTCCCTGGGTTATTCATTTGCCATGGGCGTGGTCAAGGGCGGCCTCAAGCGGATGGGCGAACGCGTGTTCGCGCCATTGGCCGACGGCAGCGTGATCGAGGCAGAGATTGTTTCTTCGGTGTTCTTCGATCCGAAGGGGGATCGGCAGAATATTTGA
- a CDS encoding TraX family protein codes for MNRRDGALDLLKWLALLAMVLDHLRYVGYSADWLYVPGRLAFPWFCLAMAANLARNGASASSWRYLGWLLLFSSVSEIPYRLFIPVPATLNVLPTLTLGLLVARSWQTHTLEARLLAAGALLLAALFSSRLMFGFFGVLLPLAMLLVFRRPWYFALLPGLVCLAANQWRVLYGAAWLGDAVAIGGLVACLFAPWLGLVLLRHAGRFHPPPMRRWAYGLYPAHFLLLLAVRQIAA; via the coding sequence ATGAACCGACGTGACGGAGCCTTGGACCTGCTCAAGTGGTTGGCTCTGTTGGCGATGGTGCTCGATCATCTGCGATATGTCGGTTACTCCGCCGATTGGTTGTATGTGCCGGGACGTCTGGCGTTTCCCTGGTTCTGCCTGGCGATGGCGGCGAACCTGGCGCGCAACGGGGCCAGTGCGAGCTCGTGGCGTTACCTGGGCTGGCTGTTGCTGTTCAGCTCAGTGAGCGAAATTCCTTATCGGTTGTTTATTCCTGTGCCGGCTACCTTGAACGTGCTGCCGACCCTGACCCTCGGGTTGCTGGTGGCGCGTAGTTGGCAAACCCATACGCTGGAAGCGCGTTTGCTGGCGGCGGGGGCGTTGCTGCTGGCGGCGCTGTTTTCCTCGCGGCTGATGTTCGGTTTTTTCGGCGTCCTGCTGCCGCTGGCGATGTTGCTGGTATTTCGCCGGCCCTGGTATTTCGCGTTGTTGCCAGGCTTGGTGTGCCTGGCGGCCAACCAGTGGCGGGTGCTGTATGGCGCGGCCTGGCTGGGGGATGCGGTGGCGATCGGCGGGTTGGTGGCGTGTCTGTTTGCGCCATGGCTTGGGCTGGTGCTTTTGCGACACGCTGGTCGTTTTCATCCTCCGCCCATGCGGCGCTGGGCCTACGGTCTGTATCCCGCGCATTTCCTGCTGTTGCTCGCGGTTCGCCAGATCGCCGCATAG
- a CDS encoding sarcosine oxidase subunit delta, translating to MLHIFCPHCGELRSEEEFHASGQAHIPRPLDPNACTDEQWGDYMFFRDNPRGLHHELWDHVAGCRQYFNVTRDTVTYEILETYKIGQKPQFTDKADSPKAAAQALGEKV from the coding sequence ATGTTGCACATCTTCTGTCCTCACTGCGGCGAACTGCGCTCCGAAGAGGAATTCCATGCATCCGGCCAGGCGCACATCCCGCGTCCGCTGGATCCGAATGCCTGCACCGACGAGCAGTGGGGCGACTACATGTTCTTCCGTGACAACCCGCGCGGGTTGCACCATGAGTTGTGGGACCACGTCGCCGGCTGCCGCCAGTATTTCAACGTGACCCGTGACACCGTGACCTACGAGATTCTGGAAACCTACAAGATCGGCCAAAAGCCGCAATTCACCGACAAGGCTGACAGTCCGAAAGCGGCCGCGCAGGCTCTGGGAGAGAAGGTATGA
- a CDS encoding sarcosine oxidase subunit gamma produces the protein MTAVNVYQQRPTTGAKAESSLHHADLASLVGKGRKNAGVTVREKKLLGHLTIRGDGHDPAFAAGVHKALGLELPGALTVIVKGETSLQWLGPDEWLLVVPSGEEFAAEKNLREALGDLHIQIVNVSGGQQILELSGPNVRDVLMKSTSYDVHPSNFPVGKAVGTVFAKSQLVIRHTGEDTWELVIRRSFSDYWWLWLQDAAAEYGLSVQA, from the coding sequence ATGACCGCAGTCAACGTGTACCAACAACGCCCAACCACCGGGGCCAAGGCCGAGTCGTCGCTGCACCATGCCGACCTCGCCAGCCTGGTGGGCAAGGGTCGCAAGAACGCCGGCGTGACCGTGCGCGAGAAGAAACTCCTGGGCCACTTGACCATCCGTGGCGATGGTCATGACCCTGCGTTCGCTGCTGGCGTGCACAAGGCCCTGGGCCTGGAGCTGCCGGGCGCGCTGACCGTCATCGTCAAGGGCGAAACCAGCCTGCAATGGCTCGGCCCGGACGAGTGGCTGCTGGTGGTGCCCAGTGGCGAAGAATTTGCCGCCGAGAAAAACCTGCGCGAAGCCCTGGGCGATCTGCACATCCAGATCGTCAACGTCAGCGGCGGTCAGCAGATCCTCGAACTGTCCGGCCCGAATGTGCGCGACGTGCTGATGAAATCCACCAGCTATGACGTACACCCAAGCAATTTCCCGGTGGGCAAAGCCGTGGGCACGGTGTTCGCCAAGTCGCAACTGGTGATCCGCCACACGGGCGAAGACACCTGGGAACTGGTGATTCGCCGCAGCTTCTCCGATTACTGGTGGCTGTGGTTGCAGGATGCCGCGGCTGAGTATGGGTTGAGCGTGCAGGCCTGA
- a CDS encoding sarcosine oxidase subunit beta, whose translation MQRYSGFGLFKHSLSHHENWQRMWRTPTPKKVYDVVIVGGGGHGLATAYYLAKEHGITNVAVVEKGWLGGGNTARNTTIVRSNYLWDESAHLYEHAMKLWEGLSQDLNYNVMFSQRGVYNLCHTLQDIRDSERRVSANRLNGVDGELLNAKQVADEIPYLDCSKNTRYPVMGATVQRRGGVARHDAVAWGFARAADALGVDLIQQTEVIGFRKENGVCIGVETNKGFIGAKRVGVVTAGNSGHMAKLAGFRLPIESHPLQALVSEPIKPIIDSVIMSNAVHGYISQSDKGDLVIGAGIDGYNGYGQRGSYPVIEHTVQAIVEMFPVLSRVRMNRQWGGIVDTTPDACPIISKTPVPNMFFNCGWGTGGFKATPGSGNVFAASLAKGEMHPLAAPFSIDRFHNGALIDEHGAAAVAH comes from the coding sequence ATGCAACGCTATTCGGGCTTCGGCCTCTTCAAACACTCTCTCAGCCATCATGAAAACTGGCAGCGGATGTGGCGCACGCCGACCCCGAAAAAGGTCTACGACGTGGTCATTGTCGGCGGTGGCGGGCATGGTCTGGCGACCGCCTACTACCTGGCCAAGGAACACGGCATCACCAACGTGGCCGTGGTCGAGAAGGGCTGGCTGGGCGGCGGTAATACCGCGCGCAACACCACCATCGTGCGCTCCAACTACCTGTGGGACGAATCGGCCCACCTGTACGAACATGCGATGAAACTCTGGGAAGGCCTGTCCCAGGACCTGAACTACAACGTGATGTTCTCCCAACGTGGCGTCTACAACCTGTGCCATACCCTGCAGGACATTCGTGATTCCGAGCGTCGCGTCAGCGCCAACCGCCTCAACGGCGTAGACGGCGAGCTGCTCAACGCCAAACAAGTGGCCGACGAGATTCCGTACCTGGATTGCTCGAAAAACACTCGCTACCCGGTGATGGGCGCCACCGTCCAGCGTCGCGGCGGCGTGGCCCGTCACGATGCCGTGGCCTGGGGCTTTGCCCGGGCGGCGGACGCGTTGGGCGTGGACCTGATCCAGCAGACCGAAGTGATCGGTTTCCGCAAGGAAAACGGCGTGTGCATCGGTGTGGAAACCAACAAGGGCTTCATCGGCGCCAAGCGCGTCGGCGTGGTCACCGCCGGTAACTCCGGACACATGGCCAAGCTCGCGGGCTTCCGCCTGCCGATCGAATCCCACCCGCTGCAAGCGCTGGTGTCCGAGCCGATCAAGCCGATTATCGACAGCGTGATCATGTCCAACGCGGTGCACGGCTACATCAGCCAGTCCGACAAGGGCGACCTGGTGATCGGTGCCGGTATCGACGGCTACAACGGCTACGGCCAGCGTGGCTCGTACCCGGTGATCGAACACACGGTTCAGGCCATCGTCGAGATGTTCCCGGTGTTGTCCCGTGTACGCATGAACCGCCAATGGGGCGGCATCGTCGACACTACGCCGGACGCCTGCCCGATCATTTCCAAGACCCCGGTGCCGAACATGTTCTTCAACTGCGGTTGGGGCACTGGCGGCTTCAAGGCCACCCCGGGCTCGGGCAACGTCTTCGCTGCAAGCCTGGCCAAGGGTGAAATGCACCCGCTGGCCGCGCCGTTTTCCATCGACCGTTTCCACAACGGTGCACTGATCGACGAACACGGCGCTGCTGCCGTCGCCCACTAA
- a CDS encoding threonine aldolase family protein yields MTDKSQQFASDNYSGICPEAWAAMEEANQGHQRAYGDDEWTHRAADDFRALFETDCEVFFAFNGTAANSLALSSLCQSYHSVICSETAHVETDECGAPEFFSNGSKLLVARTENGKLTPDSIREIALKRQDIHYPKPRVVTLTQATEVGSVYTPEEIRAISATCKELGLNLHMDGARFSNACAFLGCSPADLTWKAGVDVLCFGGTKNGMAVGEAILFFNHDLAEDFDYRCKQAGQLASKMRFLSAPWVGLLQNDAWLKHARHANHCAQLLAQLVSDIPGVELMFPVQANGVFLQLSEPAIAALTAKGWRFYTFIGKGGARFMCSWDTEEARVRELAVDIREVMAG; encoded by the coding sequence ATGACCGACAAGAGTCAACAATTCGCCAGCGACAACTATTCCGGCATTTGCCCCGAAGCCTGGGCGGCCATGGAAGAAGCCAACCAGGGTCATCAGCGCGCCTATGGCGATGATGAGTGGACCCACCGCGCGGCGGATGATTTCCGTGCCTTGTTCGAAACCGACTGCGAAGTATTCTTCGCGTTCAACGGCACCGCGGCCAACTCCCTGGCGCTGTCCTCGCTGTGCCAGAGTTACCACAGCGTGATCTGCTCGGAAACCGCCCACGTCGAAACTGACGAATGCGGCGCGCCGGAGTTCTTTTCCAATGGTTCCAAGCTGCTGGTGGCGCGCACCGAAAATGGCAAGCTGACCCCGGACTCGATCCGCGAGATCGCCCTCAAGCGCCAGGACATCCACTACCCCAAGCCCCGCGTTGTGACCCTGACCCAGGCCACGGAAGTTGGCAGCGTCTATACCCCGGAAGAAATCCGCGCCATCAGCGCCACCTGCAAGGAACTGGGGCTGAACCTGCACATGGACGGCGCACGATTCTCCAACGCCTGCGCCTTCCTTGGCTGCTCACCGGCAGACCTGACCTGGAAAGCCGGGGTGGATGTGCTGTGCTTTGGCGGGACGAAAAACGGCATGGCGGTGGGTGAAGCGATCCTGTTCTTCAACCACGACCTGGCAGAAGACTTCGACTATCGCTGCAAACAGGCCGGGCAGTTGGCCTCGAAGATGCGCTTTCTCTCGGCGCCCTGGGTCGGCCTGCTGCAAAACGACGCCTGGCTCAAGCACGCCCGGCACGCCAACCACTGCGCCCAACTGCTGGCGCAACTGGTGAGCGACATCCCAGGCGTGGAACTCATGTTCCCGGTCCAGGCCAACGGCGTATTCCTGCAACTCTCGGAACCGGCCATCGCCGCGCTGACCGCCAAGGGCTGGCGCTTCTACACCTTCATCGGCAAGGGCGGCGCGCGGTTCATGTGCTCGTGGGACACCGAAGAAGCGCGAGTGCGGGAATTGGCGGTGGATATTCGGGAAGTGATGGCGGGCTAG
- the gbcB gene encoding glycine-betaine demethylase subunit GbcB — MSNSFLNPVTTQTWANGRHIVRCVKVIQETWDVRTFCFMADQPILFFFKPGQFVTLELEIEGQPIMRSYTISSSPSVPYSFSVTIKRVPGGKVSNWLHDTLHEGQELAVHGPVGLFNAIDFSNPKVLYLSGGVGITPVMSMARWYYDTNANVDMVFIHSARSPKDIIYHRELEHMASRIDNFNLHLICEKHGLGEPWAGYRGYLNHKMLELMAPDFLEREVFCCGPTPYMNAVKRLLEAAGFDMTRYHEESFGATPPEARADAVEQAEQAADAPEVDVADLHLVEFTASGKSIRVGPGETVHAAAAKLGMMIPKACGMGICGTCKVLKLGGEVEMDHNGGITEDDEAEGYILSCCSVPKGDVRIEF, encoded by the coding sequence ATGTCCAACAGCTTCCTGAACCCGGTAACCACCCAGACCTGGGCCAATGGTCGTCACATTGTCCGTTGCGTCAAAGTCATCCAGGAAACCTGGGATGTGCGCACCTTTTGTTTCATGGCTGATCAGCCGATTCTGTTCTTTTTCAAGCCGGGGCAATTCGTCACCCTGGAGCTTGAAATCGAAGGTCAGCCGATCATGCGCTCCTACACCATCTCCAGCTCGCCGTCGGTGCCCTACAGTTTTTCGGTGACCATCAAGCGCGTACCGGGGGGCAAGGTTTCCAACTGGCTGCACGACACCCTGCACGAAGGCCAGGAGCTGGCGGTGCACGGGCCGGTCGGCCTGTTCAATGCCATCGACTTCTCCAACCCCAAGGTGCTTTACCTCAGTGGCGGTGTCGGCATCACGCCGGTGATGTCCATGGCGCGCTGGTACTACGACACCAATGCCAACGTCGACATGGTGTTTATCCACAGCGCCCGCTCGCCCAAGGACATCATCTATCACCGCGAGCTGGAACACATGGCGTCGCGGATCGATAACTTCAACCTGCACCTGATCTGCGAAAAACATGGGCTGGGCGAGCCTTGGGCCGGGTATCGCGGCTATCTGAACCACAAGATGCTGGAGCTGATGGCGCCGGACTTCCTGGAGCGCGAAGTGTTTTGCTGTGGCCCGACGCCCTACATGAACGCGGTCAAGCGCCTGCTGGAAGCCGCTGGCTTCGACATGACGCGTTACCACGAGGAGTCCTTCGGCGCCACGCCACCGGAAGCCCGCGCCGACGCGGTGGAACAGGCCGAACAGGCTGCGGACGCCCCGGAAGTCGATGTGGCGGACCTGCATCTGGTGGAGTTCACCGCCTCTGGCAAGAGTATTCGCGTGGGGCCGGGAGAAACCGTCCACGCCGCCGCCGCCAAGCTCGGCATGATGATTCCCAAGGCCTGCGGTATGGGCATCTGCGGCACCTGCAAGGTTTTGAAACTGGGCGGGGAAGTGGAGATGGACCACAACGGCGGCATCACCGAAGACGACGAGGCCGAAGGTTACATCCTGTCGTGCTGCAGCGTGCCGAAGGGGGATGTGCGGATCGAGTTCTGA
- the purU gene encoding formyltetrahydrofolate deformylase, producing MSRAPDTWILTADCPSVLGTVDAVTRFLFEQGCYVTEHHSFDDRLSARFFIRVEFRQPDGFDEQNFRAGLAERAQAFGMIFELTPPNYRPKVVIMVSKADHCLNDLLYRQRIGQLSMDVVAVVSNHPDLKPLADWHQIPYYHFPLDPNDKPSQERQVWQVIEDTGAELVILARYMQVLSPELCRKLDGKAINIHHSLLPGFKGAKPYHQAYNKGVKLVGATAHYINNDLDEGPIIAQGVEVVDHSHYPEDLIAKGRDIEGLTLARAVGYHIERRVFLNANRTVVL from the coding sequence ATGAGCCGCGCCCCAGACACATGGATCTTGACTGCCGACTGCCCCAGCGTGCTCGGCACGGTGGACGCGGTGACGCGCTTTCTGTTCGAGCAGGGCTGCTACGTCACCGAGCATCATTCCTTCGACGACCGGCTCTCGGCGCGTTTTTTCATTCGTGTGGAGTTCCGCCAACCCGACGGTTTTGATGAGCAAAACTTCCGGGCCGGCCTGGCCGAACGTGCGCAAGCCTTTGGCATGATCTTCGAACTGACGCCACCCAACTACCGGCCCAAAGTGGTGATCATGGTCTCCAAGGCCGATCACTGCCTCAACGACTTGCTCTACCGTCAGCGCATCGGCCAGTTGTCCATGGATGTCGTGGCCGTGGTGTCCAACCACCCGGACCTCAAGCCGCTGGCCGACTGGCACCAGATTCCGTACTACCATTTCCCCTTGGACCCGAACGACAAGCCCTCCCAGGAGCGGCAGGTGTGGCAGGTGATCGAAGACACCGGCGCCGAGCTGGTGATTCTCGCCCGCTACATGCAAGTGCTGTCGCCGGAGCTGTGTCGCAAGCTCGACGGCAAGGCGATCAACATCCATCACTCGCTGCTGCCGGGCTTCAAGGGCGCCAAGCCGTATCACCAGGCCTACAACAAAGGCGTGAAACTGGTCGGCGCCACGGCGCACTACATCAACAACGACCTGGACGAAGGCCCGATCATCGCCCAGGGCGTGGAAGTGGTGGACCACAGCCACTATCCCGAAGACCTGATCGCCAAGGGCCGGGACATCGAAGGGCTGACCCTGGCCCGGGCGGTGGGGTATCACATTGAGCGGCGGGTGTTTCTCAATGCCAACCGAACCGTTGTTCTTTAG
- the glyA gene encoding serine hydroxymethyltransferase, which produces MFSKQDQIQGYDDALLAAMNAEEQRQEDHIELIASENYTSKRVMQAQGSGLTNKYAEGYPGKRYYGGCEHVDKVEALAIERAKQLFGADYANVQPHSGSSANSAVYLALLQAGDTILGMSLAHGGHLTHGAKVSSSGKLYNAVQYGIDTTTGLIDYDEVERLAVEHKPKMIVAGFSAYSKTLDFPRFRQIADKVGALLFVDMAHVAGLVAAGLYPNPLPYADVVTTTTHKTLRGPRGGLILAKANEEIEKKLNAAVFPGAQGGPLMHVIAGKAVCFKEAAEPGFKAYQQQVIDNAQAMAGVFIKRGYDVVSGGTDNHLFLVSLIRQGLTGKDADAALGRAHITVNKNAVPNDPQSPFVTSGLRIGTPAVTTRGFKVTQCVTLAGWICDILDNLGDADVEANVAQQVAALCADFPVYR; this is translated from the coding sequence ATGTTCAGCAAGCAAGACCAGATCCAGGGTTACGACGATGCACTGCTGGCGGCGATGAATGCCGAGGAGCAACGCCAGGAAGATCACATCGAGCTGATCGCGTCGGAGAACTACACCAGCAAGCGTGTGATGCAGGCCCAGGGCAGCGGCCTGACCAACAAATACGCCGAAGGCTATCCGGGCAAGCGCTACTACGGTGGCTGCGAGCACGTCGACAAAGTCGAGGCCCTGGCTATCGAGCGCGCCAAGCAGTTGTTCGGTGCCGATTACGCCAACGTCCAGCCGCACTCCGGTTCTTCGGCCAACAGCGCCGTGTACCTGGCCTTGCTACAGGCCGGCGATACCATCCTGGGCATGAGCCTGGCCCACGGCGGCCACCTGACCCACGGTGCCAAGGTGTCGTCTTCGGGCAAGCTCTACAACGCGGTTCAGTACGGCATCGACACCACCACCGGCCTGATCGACTACGACGAAGTCGAGCGCCTGGCGGTCGAGCACAAGCCGAAGATGATCGTCGCCGGCTTCTCGGCCTACTCCAAGACCCTGGATTTCCCACGTTTCCGCCAGATCGCCGACAAGGTCGGTGCCCTGCTGTTCGTCGACATGGCCCACGTTGCCGGTCTGGTCGCTGCCGGTCTGTACCCGAACCCACTGCCTTACGCCGACGTAGTCACCACCACCACTCACAAGACCCTGCGCGGTCCGCGTGGCGGCCTGATCCTGGCTAAGGCCAACGAAGAGATCGAGAAGAAGCTCAACGCTGCGGTATTCCCCGGTGCCCAGGGCGGTCCGCTGATGCACGTCATCGCCGGCAAGGCGGTGTGCTTCAAGGAAGCGGCGGAGCCAGGCTTCAAGGCCTACCAGCAGCAAGTGATCGATAACGCCCAGGCCATGGCTGGCGTGTTCATCAAGCGCGGCTACGATGTAGTGTCCGGCGGCACCGATAACCACCTGTTCCTGGTCAGCCTGATCCGTCAGGGCCTGACCGGCAAGGACGCCGACGCCGCCCTGGGCCGCGCGCACATCACCGTCAACAAGAATGCCGTGCCGAACGACCCGCAATCGCCGTTCGTGACCTCGGGCCTGCGCATCGGCACCCCGGCGGTGACCACGCGCGGCTTCAAGGTCACCCAGTGCGTGACGCTGGCCGGCTGGATCTGCGACATCCTCGACAACCTCGGCGACGCCGATGTCGAGGCCAATGTTGCCCAGCAAGTGGCGGCGCTGTGCGCGGACTTCCCGGTTTATCGCTGA